The following nucleotide sequence is from Leopardus geoffroyi isolate Oge1 chromosome A1, O.geoffroyi_Oge1_pat1.0, whole genome shotgun sequence.
CGTGGTAACCCTTCCTTGAAGAATTTAATTTGTAAAGAAGAAtcaaacttttctcttttttaaaatgtttattttgaaagagagcatgcgtatgggggagggtcagacagaatcccaagcaggctctgtgctgtcagtgcagggcccaatgagggactcgatctcaccaaccctgacatcatgacctgagctgaaatggagtctgctgcttaactgactgagccacccaggcatcccctgcaTTCGATTCAGCTACACAGAGCAACTGGAAGAAGCCTATAGGATGGGTTATAAAGTGAAAAGGAATGTATGATTGATTTTGTGCTTGAGTTGAATTTTGTTTCACCCCAGCAGGTGAATCACTTTTGATTTTGAAGGCTTCATTGTCATTTGAAATTCAGCTCATTAGAATTGTTTGCAATGGTCATGCTCACCACGAAATTCATGCACTATCTACTCAGCCACCCCAGCGATTCGATGACTTTCAGAATTCTAAACATGTTTCATTGAATTGCCAAAAATCATGGgagatgataaaaacaaaatgctgtctCCACTTCTTAGCTATTCAAATTCTACGCTTGACCAAGGCTATTGAAAACTGTCCATTGTGAGAGTACTCAGTGTCTGAAGTCGAGGTCTAAGGGCCTAAAAGCAACCCTGTCCTTTTCTTCTTGTGGATCTGTTTACTTGCACgtacaaaacattaaaattgtttaacCCGTGTCCAAAGGATATCCTAAAATGAATTATTCACTCCATGGCATTGAAAACGCGCACACACACTGTGAGGACAAGGTACCTGGTAAGCAACTTCAGGGCAGATGCCGAGTAGAATAGCAAGAAATTGGATCCAGCTGAAAATTCCAATTACCTAATGAGGGTTATCTGCTTACACTCCAATTTCTTGGTCTAATTCATTATAATATTGATCATAAAAATCACGCTTTAAAATTACGATTTAAAACGGAAACAAATATTCAGCTGGCTAGTGTCTGCCATTTCCTTCCTCGGGGAGATGGGGATTtcaatttacaaagaaaaacgAACTAGAAGGGCTTAAGACGGAACAGTCACAGCCCTCGAAAAGGGTCCCCTACTGCTTTGTGTTGGTATATCCCCTAAGAGAAGAGCACATTGCAGGAAATTGGTGAGACACAAAATGCCATTTTCATGGATTTAttagaaagtaaataattataCCCGACTCCGGCCAAACTCCAGCACTGTCCCCGGAGTGGACATTCAGCCGGAGTTGTCGTTATTAATAATTTCCCAGCCAGGCTGTAACTACCGGTGCGAATCAGCCCGCTccaggcccctctcccacccGCCGCCGCAGTCAGGGCTCCGCCAAGGAGATGCTCGGTGTGTGCGCATCAGTGACACCCGCCTTTGCTTTGTCTGTGCTttgcaggtggggaggaggaagaggaacagaagaGGCGCTGGCGGCCGGCGGCCGCTGAGCAGCCCCCGTACCCTCGAGCAAGCCGCCTCTCCACCGCCGCAGAAGCCAACGGACCTACCCATTGGGGAAGCCAGAGGGCCAGAGCGCCAGAGCCCGGGGACCCGGCGGCCGGGGGCGCCAGCCCCTCATGTTCCGCGGAAGGCGCAAATGTGAGCGGGCGGTAGCTGGGAAAGCCCTCCGCCCCCGCCAGGGGGACCCGGGAAGCCCGCGCGGGCTCCTCCCGCGGACGGTGGGGATCCCCtcctccggccccgcccccatcctCCCCCGGCCCCGAGTGCCAAGGCGGTTAACCCTCCCAGCGCCGCAGCGCACTCGGGCCGGAGCGCCGCTCAGCCAATCCTGACTCCCGGGCCCCGGAGCCGAGCGGCGGGGGAATGATCGCGGCGCGGGGCTCGCTCGGAACTCGCCACGGCCAAACCTGGGCTCAGGCTCCGGGGTTCTCCCTAAGCCCTGCTGCACTGGCGTAGCCAGTCGCCAAACTTTTTCTCTCCTAAGCGGGTGCCCCCGCAGTTATTTGGCGGGCAGCCCGCTGCCCACTCTCCGCGGGACGACTGGGGAGAGGTGGGCGTGAGGCGAGGGGGCTGCTGTTCTGCAGCCCAGCGAGGCGTGCACGCGGGCGGACGAGTGGCAGGGGTTCCGCACTGTCCCCGCGCCTGACCCACTGCTGGGGTGGCCCAACGTGCTGCAGTGCCCGGCGCAGGTGATCTAGACTGCGCGTCCGGCaccagctggggcggggggggggggggggcggcggcgagggagggaaggaaagaaggaggcagggacgCCCCTTTCTTCTCTCGTTTCCCTGCAGCCCGGCCGCACTGCCTGGGGCTCCCCAGCCGGGTGCTGTTCCCAGGCGCTCCCAAACggcaggtgcccccccccccccactctgccctgGCCTGCGCACCCCAGGGTTCTCATCCTGCAGattccctccccatctctctttcaCACACGCGCTCCCCTAAGCCGCGCGCGCCGCAAACTCAGTCTCGGTCCCCGCAGGTGATGTCATGCCCATTGTTTTGGTGCGCCCGACCAATCGGACTCTCCGCCTGGATTCTACCGGAGCCGGCATGGGCCCTTCCTCGCACCAGCAGCAGGAGTCCCCGCTCCCGACCATAACGCATTGCGCAGGGTGCACCACCGCCTGGTCTCCCTGCAGCTTTAACAGCCCTGACATGGAAACCCCATTGCAGTTCCAGCGCGGCTTCTTCTCAgagcagccgccgccgccaccgcgcTCCTCACACCTGCATTGCCAGCAGCAGCAACAGAGCCAGGACAAGCCGTGCCCGCCCTTCGCGTCCCTCCCGCACCCTCAGCACCACCCGCACCTCGCGCACCAGCAGCCgggcagcggcggcagcagccCATGCCTCCGGTGCAACAGCTGCGCCTCCTCCGGTGccccggcggcgggggcgggggcgggggataACCTGTCCCTGCTGCTCCGCACCTCCTCGCCCGGCGGCGCCTTCCGGACCCGCACCTCCTCGCCGCTGTCGGGCTCGtcgtgctgctgctgctgctcgtCGCGCCGGGGCAGCCAGCTCAATGTGAGCGAGCTGACGCCGTCCAGCCATGCCAGTGCGCTCCGGCAGCAGTACACGCAGCAGCCGGCGTCCGCCTCCCAGTACCACCAGTGCCACAGCCTGCAGCCCGCCGCCAGCCCCACGGGCAGCCTCGGCAGCCTGGGCTCCGGGCCCCCGCTCtcgcaccaccaccaccacccgcaCCCGGCgcaccaccagcaccaccagccCCAGGCGCGCCGCGAGAGCAACCCCTTCACCGAAATAGCCATGAGCAGCTGCAGGTACAACGGGGGCGTCATGCGGCCGCTCAGCAACTTGAGCGCGTCCCGCCGGAACCTGCACGAAATGGACTCGGAGGCGCAGCCCTTACAGCCCCCCGCGCCCGTCGGAGGAGGTGGCTGCGCGTCCTCCCCGtctgcagccgccgccgccgccgcttcgTCCTCAGCCCCGGAGATCGTGGTGTCTAAGCCGGAGCACAACAACTCCAATAACCTGGCGCTCTACGGAGCCGGTGGCAGCGGCAGCGCTGGAGGCGGcggtggtggtggcggcggcggcagcgggcaTGGCAGCAGCAGTGGCACCAAATCCAGCAAAAAGAAGAACCAGAATATCGGCTACAAGCTGGGCCACCGGCGCGCCCTGTTCGAGAAGCGCAAGCGGCTCAGCGACTACGCGCTCATCTTCGGCATGTTCGGCATCGTGGTCATGGTCATCGAGACCGAGCTGTCGTGGGGCGCCTACGACAAGGTAGGCACTGGAATCcactcccccccccttcccccccgccccagccttcCGGGGCCGCGGGCCGGACGCTGGGTGGTTGGGGTAAGCACTGGTGGGAACTCTCTGCCGGCGGGTCCCGAGCCTCCTCTGGACGGTCGGAGGTGCCCGCCGGGACGGTGAGCACGGCTCGGACGCACCCCTGATCCTCCAGGCAACTCTAGGAGAGGAAGCCTTTCTGTGTGCAGCCAAAGTTCTAGAGGCAGCGAGTGCCCAGCTCATTTGGGCACATTAAATAAGTAGCTCCAGGAGTCAGTGGGGGAAAGCCTGCTCTATTCTTTTATGTGTGCTCGGGATTTCAGAGGCCCCTTTCAACCCAAAGCGCTTAAACTCAGCAATAACTCGCTCTCGGTTTCCAGAGCCAGGATCTGCGCTTGAGTCTGTGATGGCGCGGATGCGCTGCCTGGCCATCCGCCTGCCctgttctcctctcccttccctttgagGCCAAGTGATCTGACAGATCACAGAGCCAAGACAGGTACTCCCCTCatccccatcctcctcctgggAGTTCGATTCCACTTGCTGGGGACTGActgacccccacccccggaaGGTGGTCAAAAGTACTTGTTTCTTAAAAGTGCTTCTGTCTGACTGTGTTGCAGGCGTCACTGTATTCCTTAGCTCTGAAATGCCTTATCAGTCTCTCCACAATCATCCTGCTCGGGCTGATCATCGTGTACCACGCCAGGGAAATACAGGTAACTTGGGCTCTGCTATTTATGAATGACCCAGAGCGCTGCCGCCTGCTTGGACAAGCAAGGCAGCTTTTTCCAAGCCCTTGTGTCCTTGCTTGAGGTTACAGAAGACACACGCTGTAGTCTTGCGTTAGCACCTGACCTGTTCTTTCAAgaagttcaaaacaaaacaacacagcaTGTTAACATGCAGTCGCTTCTGGGTTCTACCCTTTAAACCTTTAAGATTTCCCCCTCTATTCTTC
It contains:
- the KCNN2 gene encoding small conductance calcium-activated potassium channel protein 2 isoform X2, with the protein product MFRGRRKCDVMPIVLVRPTNRTLRLDSTGAGMGPSSHQQQESPLPTITHCAGCTTAWSPCSFNSPDMETPLQFQRGFFSEQPPPPPRSSHLHCQQQQQSQDKPCPPFASLPHPQHHPHLAHQQPGSGGSSPCLRCNSCASSGAPAAGAGAGDNLSLLLRTSSPGGAFRTRTSSPLSGSSCCCCCSSRRGSQLNVSELTPSSHASALRQQYTQQPASASQYHQCHSLQPAASPTGSLGSLGSGPPLSHHHHHPHPAHHQHHQPQARRESNPFTEIAMSSCRYNGGVMRPLSNLSASRRNLHEMDSEAQPLQPPAPVGGGGCASSPSAAAAAAASSSAPEIVVSKPEHNNSNNLALYGAGGSGSAGGGGGGGGGGSGHGSSSGTKSSKKKNQNIGYKLGHRRALFEKRKRLSDYALIFGMFGIVVMVIETELSWGAYDKASLYSLALKCLISLSTIILLGLIIVYHAREIQLFMVDNGADDWRIAMTYERIFFICLEILVCAIHPIPGNYTFTWTARLAFSYAPSTTTADVDIILSIPMFLRLYLIARVMLLHSKLFTDASSRSIGALNKINFNTRFVMKTLMTICPGTVLLVFSISLWIIAAWTVRACERYHDQQDVTSNFLGAMWLISITFLSIGYGDMVPNTYCGKGVCLLTGIMGAGCTALVVAVVARKLELTKAEKHVHNFMMDTQLTKRVKNAAANVLRETWLIYKNTKLVKKIDHAKVRKHQRKFLQAIHQLRSVKMEQRKLNDQANTLVDLAKTQNIMYDMISDLNERSEDFEKRIVTVETKLETLIGSIHALPGLISQTIRQQQRDVLEAQMENYHKHVTYNAERSRSSSRRRRSSSTAPPTSSESS
- the KCNN2 gene encoding small conductance calcium-activated potassium channel protein 2 isoform X1, translated to MFRGRRKCDVMPIVLVRPTNRTLRLDSTGAGMGPSSHQQQESPLPTITHCAGCTTAWSPCSFNSPDMETPLQFQRGFFSEQPPPPPRSSHLHCQQQQQSQDKPCPPFASLPHPQHHPHLAHQQPGSGGSSPCLRCNSCASSGAPAAGAGAGDNLSLLLRTSSPGGAFRTRTSSPLSGSSCCCCCSSRRGSQLNVSELTPSSHASALRQQYTQQPASASQYHQCHSLQPAASPTGSLGSLGSGPPLSHHHHHPHPAHHQHHQPQARRESNPFTEIAMSSCRYNGGVMRPLSNLSASRRNLHEMDSEAQPLQPPAPVGGGGCASSPSAAAAAAASSSAPEIVVSKPEHNNSNNLALYGAGGSGSAGGGGGGGGGGSGHGSSSGTKSSKKKNQNIGYKLGHRRALFEKRKRLSDYALIFGMFGIVVMVIETELSWGAYDKASLYSLALKCLISLSTIILLGLIIVYHAREIQLFMVDNGADDWRIAMTYERIFFICLEILVCAIHPIPGNYTFTWTARLAFSYAPSTTTADVDIILSIPMFLRLYLIARVMLLHSKLFTDASSRSIGALNKINFNTRFVMKTLMTICPGTVLLVFSISLWIIAAWTVRACERYHDQQDVTSNFLGAMWLISITFLSIGYGDMVPNTYCGKGVCLLTGIMGAGCTALVVAVVARKLELTKAEKHVHNFMMDTQLTKRVKNAAANVLRETWLIYKNTKLVKKIDHAKVRKHQRKFLQAIHQARKLRSVKMEQRKLNDQANTLVDLAKTQNIMYDMISDLNERSEDFEKRIVTVETKLETLIGSIHALPGLISQTIRQQQRDVLEAQMENYHKHVTYNAERSRSSSRRRRSSSTAPPTSSESS